One window from the genome of Pseudomonas sp. L5B5 encodes:
- a CDS encoding acyclic terpene utilization AtuA family protein yields the protein MTKTVRIGCASAFWGDTSSAAAQLVQGANLDYLVFDYLAEITLSIMAGARMKDPGAGYATDFVEVLSPLLASIHTQKIRVISNAGGVNPQACAAALRAACEKAGVALKVAVLLGDDLQPQLKALASAEIVEMFTGAALPPVCVSTNAYLGAPGIVAALELGADIVITGRGVDSAVVSAALVHEFGWSWHDYDRLAQAALAGHIIECGAQCTGGNFTDWRDVPDYEHIGFPVVEVATDGHFVVSKAPGTGGLVSPLTVGEQLLYEIGNPQAYLLPDVTCDFSQVQLQQKAPGEVSVQGAKGLPPSHQYKVSATYPDGFRCTASCLLAGIDAVAKARRVSQAIIDKTSEMFSQRGWGPYSEVNIELLGSEATYGPHGQRQDSREVVIKLAVRHPNKAALVLFSREIAQAATGMAPGLTGIVGGRPTVYPVIRLFSFLLEKDRCHLEVDFAGQRHACTLPGPDDLDSGALPAAHSVPRPQGQADASVPLVKLAVARSGDKGNHSNIGVMARHPDYLPWIAEALTPEVLVDWMSHVLDPVHGRVQRWYLPGTHSLNFLLENALGGGGVASLRIDPQGKAFAQQLLEIQIPVPQRIADAVN from the coding sequence ATGACCAAGACTGTACGAATCGGCTGCGCCAGCGCCTTCTGGGGCGATACCAGCAGCGCTGCCGCGCAACTGGTGCAAGGTGCGAACCTGGATTACCTGGTATTCGACTACCTGGCCGAGATCACCCTCTCGATCATGGCCGGAGCCCGGATGAAAGACCCGGGAGCGGGCTACGCCACGGACTTCGTCGAAGTGCTCAGCCCCTTGCTGGCCTCGATCCATACCCAGAAGATTCGTGTCATCAGCAATGCCGGCGGGGTCAACCCGCAAGCCTGCGCCGCCGCCCTGCGCGCCGCCTGCGAAAAGGCCGGGGTGGCGCTGAAGGTCGCCGTGCTGCTGGGCGACGATCTGCAACCGCAACTCAAGGCACTGGCCAGCGCCGAAATCGTGGAAATGTTCACCGGTGCGGCGCTGCCCCCGGTGTGCGTCTCCACCAACGCCTACCTCGGCGCCCCCGGGATCGTCGCAGCGCTGGAGCTGGGGGCGGACATCGTCATCACCGGGCGCGGCGTCGACAGCGCCGTGGTCAGCGCCGCGCTGGTGCACGAGTTCGGCTGGTCCTGGCACGACTACGACCGCCTGGCCCAGGCCGCGTTGGCCGGGCATATCATCGAGTGCGGCGCACAATGCACCGGTGGCAACTTCACCGACTGGCGCGATGTGCCGGACTACGAACACATCGGCTTCCCGGTGGTGGAAGTCGCAACTGACGGCCACTTCGTGGTGAGCAAGGCGCCAGGCACCGGCGGACTGGTCAGCCCGCTGACCGTCGGCGAACAGCTGCTCTACGAAATCGGCAACCCGCAGGCCTACCTCCTGCCGGACGTGACCTGCGATTTTTCCCAGGTTCAACTGCAGCAAAAGGCCCCCGGCGAAGTCAGCGTCCAGGGCGCCAAGGGCCTGCCCCCCAGCCACCAGTACAAAGTCAGCGCCACCTACCCGGACGGTTTTCGCTGCACGGCCAGTTGCCTGCTGGCCGGTATCGACGCGGTGGCCAAGGCGCGCCGGGTCAGCCAGGCGATCATCGACAAGACCAGCGAGATGTTCAGCCAGCGCGGTTGGGGCCCCTACAGCGAAGTGAACATCGAGCTGCTGGGCAGCGAGGCCACCTACGGCCCCCACGGCCAACGCCAGGACAGCCGCGAAGTGGTGATCAAGCTCGCCGTGCGTCATCCGAACAAGGCGGCCCTGGTGCTGTTCTCCCGGGAGATCGCCCAGGCCGCCACCGGCATGGCCCCCGGGCTGACCGGCATCGTCGGCGGGCGGCCAACGGTGTACCCGGTGATCCGCCTGTTCTCCTTCCTGCTGGAGAAGGACCGCTGCCACCTGGAGGTCGACTTCGCCGGACAACGCCACGCCTGCACCCTGCCAGGGCCCGACGACCTGGACTCGGGCGCCCTGCCCGCTGCCCATTCCGTGCCCAGGCCCCAGGGCCAGGCCGATGCCAGCGTGCCCCTGGTCAAGCTGGCGGTGGCCCGCTCCGGGGACAAGGGCAACCACAGCAACATCGGGGTCATGGCCCGCCACCCCGACTACCTGCCGTGGATCGCCGAGGCCCTGACCCCCGAAGTCCTGGTGGACTGGATGAGCCATGTGCTGGACCCGGTTCATGGCCGGGTGCAGCGCTGGTACCTGCCGGGCACCCACAGCCTCAACTTCCTGCTGGAAAACGCCCTGGGCGGGGGCGGTGTCGCCAGCCTGCGCATCGACCCCCAGGGCAAGGCCTTCGCCCAGCAGTTGCTGGAAATCCAGATCCCGGTGCCCCAGCGCATCGCCGACGCCGTCAACTAA
- a CDS encoding TetR/AcrR family transcriptional regulator: MDEQKALQVVRELIASGQVTDPESARGKLLRTAAHLFRNKGYERTTVRDLASAVGIQSGSIFHHFKSKDDILRAVMQETIHYNTALMRAELAEADGVREQVLALIRCELQSIMGGSGEAMAVLVYEWRSLSAEGQAAVLALRDIYEQIWLQVLGDAKQAGFIKGDVFITRRFLTGALSWTTTWFRAEGSMTLEQLAQEALLLVLKDR, translated from the coding sequence GTGGACGAGCAAAAAGCCTTGCAGGTCGTGCGCGAGCTGATCGCCAGCGGACAAGTGACCGATCCCGAGAGTGCCCGGGGCAAGCTGCTGCGCACGGCTGCGCACCTGTTTCGCAACAAGGGCTATGAACGCACCACGGTGCGCGACCTCGCCAGTGCGGTGGGCATCCAGTCGGGCAGCATCTTTCATCACTTCAAGAGCAAGGACGACATCCTGCGTGCAGTGATGCAGGAAACCATCCACTACAACACCGCCCTGATGCGCGCCGAACTGGCCGAGGCCGACGGTGTGCGCGAGCAGGTGCTGGCGCTGATCCGCTGCGAGCTGCAGTCGATCATGGGGGGCAGCGGCGAAGCCATGGCGGTGCTGGTCTATGAGTGGCGCTCGTTGTCGGCCGAGGGGCAGGCGGCGGTCCTGGCCCTGCGCGATATCTACGAGCAGATCTGGCTACAGGTGCTTGGAGACGCCAAGCAGGCTGGGTTCATCAAGGGTGATGTGTTCATCACTCGACGCTTTCTGACCGGTGCCTTGTCCTGGACGACCACCTGGTTCCGGGCCGAGGGCAGCATGACCCTGGAGCAACTGGCGCAAGAGGCTTTGCTGCTGGTGCTCAAGGATCGCTGA
- a CDS encoding substrate-binding periplasmic protein: protein MFLPLRPALRTLLLALATLWVGPASSAQLVRVAAAHFPPYTVRPETGADTGLLPQLVEALNQSQSDYQFVLVPTSIPRRFRDFEQGRVDMAIFENPAWGWQNIEHTSVDMGLEDAEIFVAQRQPGRGQDYFADLTGKRLALFSGYHYAFAQFNADSKYLTDTYNATLTYSHDSNLLMVLRGRADIALVTRSYLSDFLSRNADSTDRLLVSERIDQVYHHYSLIRPKAPISAEDFAGLLQRLRANGQMLKIFEPYRIVVSVVPHA, encoded by the coding sequence ATGTTCCTGCCTTTGCGGCCAGCCTTGCGAACGCTTTTGCTGGCTCTGGCAACACTTTGGGTCGGCCCGGCCTCCTCGGCCCAGTTGGTACGGGTCGCGGCAGCTCATTTCCCTCCGTATACCGTTCGTCCCGAAACCGGCGCCGACACCGGCCTGCTGCCGCAGTTGGTGGAGGCCCTGAACCAGTCCCAGAGCGATTACCAGTTCGTCCTGGTGCCCACTTCGATTCCCCGGCGCTTCCGTGATTTCGAGCAGGGGCGGGTGGACATGGCCATTTTCGAGAATCCTGCCTGGGGCTGGCAGAACATCGAGCACACCAGCGTCGACATGGGGCTCGAGGATGCGGAGATCTTCGTCGCTCAGCGCCAGCCCGGACGTGGCCAGGACTACTTCGCCGACCTCACGGGCAAGCGCCTGGCCCTGTTCAGCGGTTACCACTACGCTTTCGCCCAGTTCAACGCCGACTCCAAGTACCTCACCGACACCTACAACGCGACGCTGACCTATTCCCACGACAGCAACCTGCTGATGGTCTTGCGCGGCAGGGCGGACATTGCCCTGGTGACCCGTTCCTATCTCAGTGATTTCCTGTCTCGCAATGCCGACAGCACCGACCGGTTGCTGGTGTCCGAGCGTATCGACCAGGTGTATCACCACTACAGCCTGATCCGGCCCAAGGCTCCCATCAGCGCCGAAGACTTCGCCGGGCTCCTGCAGCGGCTGCGGGCCAATGGCCAGATGCTGAAGATCTTCGAACCCTACCGCATCGTGGTGTCAGTCGTGCCACACGCTTGA
- a CDS encoding RNA polymerase factor sigma-70: protein MTEQVSTSRCDSPLLQAFVDNRLILVKIAARITGCRSRAEDVVQDAFFRLQSAPQITSSFKAQLSYLFQIVRNLAIDHYRKQALEQKYSGTEEEGLNVVVHGASPETSHMNFSTLENIAEALTELPSRTRYAFEMYRLHGVPQKDIAKELGVSPTLVNFMIRDALVHCRKVSGNRPDTYARR, encoded by the coding sequence ATGACGGAACAAGTATCCACAAGCAGGTGCGATTCACCGTTACTTCAGGCTTTTGTCGACAACCGCCTGATCCTGGTCAAGATCGCAGCACGCATTACCGGCTGCAGGTCCAGGGCCGAAGATGTCGTCCAGGACGCCTTCTTCCGCCTGCAATCGGCACCGCAAATCACCTCGTCGTTCAAGGCGCAGCTGAGCTACCTGTTCCAGATCGTGCGCAACCTGGCCATCGACCACTACCGCAAGCAGGCGCTGGAGCAGAAGTACTCGGGCACCGAAGAGGAAGGCTTGAACGTGGTCGTCCATGGCGCCTCACCTGAAACCTCCCACATGAACTTTTCCACCCTGGAAAACATCGCCGAAGCGCTGACCGAGCTGCCCTCGCGCACTCGGTATGCCTTCGAGATGTATCGCCTGCACGGTGTCCCGCAGAAAGACATCGCCAAGGAGCTCGGTGTTTCGCCGACCCTGGTGAACTTCATGATTCGTGATGCCCTGGTGCATTGCCGCAAAGTGTCGGGCAATCGTCCCGATACCTACGCCCGTCGCTGA